One genomic region from Candidatus Caldarchaeum subterraneum encodes:
- a CDS encoding translation-associated GTPase, with protein sequence MEIAGIVGKPNVGKSTLFSALSMVNVEIANYPFTTKKTNVGVTYVRVECVCKKLGIKDNPRNSICIEGVRLVPIQIIDCPGIIREAHKGKGLGLKFLDEIRQASLLIIVADVSGATLADGTPAAPFTHDPVEDVEMVLDEFDAWLAEIISRDWPRISRAAEAKQVSLTQELTRKLSGLGVDENMVLEAIEAAGLDRSKPVSWREGDLLRLATMIRRRSKPFIVAANKADVKGSEKNVEKLVQHGYDVVPVSAEAERTLRLAASKGLVKYVSGDSDFEVVDDSKLTPQQKKALEYIRENVFERWGGTGVQKLVNMAYLEKLGYIPVYPVENPHTLTDHEGRVLPDVYLMPRNSTPRQLAYKIHTELGEGYLYAVDAKTGLRLADDHLLQPGEIVSIVSAKKRG encoded by the coding sequence ATGGAGATAGCTGGTATAGTGGGTAAACCAAACGTCGGGAAAAGCACTCTTTTCTCAGCCCTCAGCATGGTCAACGTCGAGATAGCCAACTACCCTTTCACCACGAAGAAAACGAACGTAGGCGTCACGTATGTGCGTGTGGAATGTGTCTGTAAAAAGCTCGGCATCAAAGACAACCCAAGAAACTCTATCTGCATAGAGGGTGTAAGGCTCGTCCCCATACAAATAATCGACTGCCCCGGAATAATACGTGAGGCCCACAAGGGCAAAGGCCTCGGCCTCAAGTTTCTCGACGAAATAAGACAGGCCTCGCTACTAATCATAGTCGCGGATGTCTCTGGTGCAACACTAGCCGATGGCACCCCCGCCGCGCCATTCACCCACGACCCGGTGGAGGACGTGGAAATGGTTCTCGACGAATTCGACGCGTGGCTTGCTGAAATTATTTCACGAGACTGGCCACGGATATCAAGGGCCGCTGAAGCCAAGCAGGTTTCGCTTACGCAGGAGCTGACGAGGAAGCTCTCGGGACTTGGTGTTGACGAGAACATGGTTTTGGAGGCTATCGAAGCGGCTGGTTTGGACAGGTCGAAGCCTGTGTCCTGGAGAGAGGGGGATCTTCTCAGGCTGGCCACCATGATACGGCGAAGGTCGAAGCCCTTCATCGTGGCCGCCAACAAGGCCGATGTTAAAGGCTCTGAGAAAAACGTTGAGAAGCTTGTTCAACATGGCTATGACGTGGTGCCGGTCTCAGCAGAAGCCGAGAGAACCCTCCGCCTCGCCGCCTCGAAAGGCTTAGTCAAATATGTCTCGGGCGACAGTGATTTTGAAGTGGTTGACGATTCGAAGCTCACTCCTCAGCAGAAGAAGGCTCTCGAATACATTAGGGAGAACGTGTTTGAGAGATGGGGTGGAACAGGTGTGCAGAAGCTTGTGAACATGGCCTATCTCGAAAAACTAGGATACATACCGGTTTACCCCGTCGAGAACCCGCACACCCTCACAGACCACGAGGGCCGCGTCCTTCCAGACGTTTACCTGATGCCGCGCAACTCCACACCAAGGCAGCTCGCATACAAAATACATACAGAGCTTGGGGAGGGATATCTCTATGCGGTCGACGCAAAAACTGGGCTGAGGCTCGCCGACGACCACTTGCTACAACCTGGTGAAATTGTGTCTATCGTATCGGCGAAGAAAAGGGGTTAA
- a CDS encoding large subunit ribosomal protein L15e: MTSMYKMMQKLWRERPEALRSQLRKRMVAWRRMRAVERVEKPLRIDRARELGYKAKQGYVVALVRVRRGGFSKPRPRSGRRQKALGVVRHKVNVSMKEEAVQRFIKHFPNLKPLGAYPLAQDSLYRWYEVVAVDPSHPAVQAN, from the coding sequence TTGACGTCCATGTATAAGATGATGCAGAAGCTGTGGCGTGAGAGGCCCGAGGCTCTCCGCTCCCAGTTGAGGAAGAGGATGGTTGCTTGGCGTAGGATGAGGGCTGTTGAACGTGTGGAGAAGCCTCTGCGAATAGACCGTGCAAGAGAACTGGGCTACAAGGCTAAGCAAGGCTACGTAGTCGCATTAGTGCGGGTGCGGAGAGGCGGGTTCAGCAAGCCGAGGCCAAGGTCGGGCAGAAGGCAGAAAGCTCTCGGTGTGGTTAGGCACAAGGTCAACGTGTCGATGAAGGAGGAGGCTGTTCAGAGGTTCATCAAACACTTCCCCAACCTTAAGCCTCTCGGAGCCTATCCCCTCGCACAGGATTCGCTATATCGATGGTACGAGGTTGTGGCCGTGGACCCAAGTCATCCAGCGGTTCAGGCTAACTAG
- a CDS encoding translation initiation factor IF-2 unclassified subunit, protein MSYREPIVVVLGHVDHGKCVAPWTLVHEAGEGYVSAEDIFTRYTRDGRVYHVSDGVAVEPAKKPRLATLTGNNEAEAVMLWRRQAPETVIRIHFSNGETVETTPEHPYARAYSSSFYIFTRADRLRPGDRVLSMRKNQVASVAVENVEQVKPCYPYVYDFTVPPTHFYEAQEIILHNTSLLDKMRGTLVAAREAGGITQHIGATIFPIRAIEETCRQLLGELKVKLEIPGILFIDTPGHAAFSNLRKRGGSVADMAILVVDVMKGVQEQTRESIQLLRSRKTPFVVAANKIDMITGWRPTPNAPFIKTYNNQHKTVAEDLDNRIYNLMGELSFLGFRSDLYTRIRSFTDTVAIVPVSAKTGEGIPDLLLLLLGLAQQFMKQRLMKKDDRCEGVILEIVEEEGFGATANILIHTGTLRVGDKVAFLTRRGPITSRVKALLLPKPLDEIRDPRDRLKNISQISAAAGVKMVAEMLEEAVAGSPILAVKNEEEDLRRVAEEAQEFILSTDKIGVVVKADALGTLEAAVNYLREKGVLIRLADIGDVSKRDVVEAHVVRQKDELLGVILAYGVRVDPELEYEAQSKGVRIFKNDVLFRLIEDYEKWVADTIRARQAAEFESLVKPGKIKILKDFIFRRSEPAIVGVEVVAGEVRPGVQLVNKTGKTVGQLSQIQDRGQAISLAKAGMKVAVSIRDAVVGRTIHGDEELYVAVPERDARQLLTTYAAMLEPHALRALEELVEIMRVKNPLWAR, encoded by the coding sequence ATGAGCTACCGAGAGCCGATAGTGGTTGTACTGGGCCATGTGGACCATGGAAAATGCGTGGCCCCATGGACACTTGTACATGAGGCTGGTGAGGGATACGTCTCTGCGGAGGATATCTTCACAAGATATACCAGGGACGGTAGAGTTTATCATGTTTCTGATGGGGTGGCGGTTGAGCCGGCTAAGAAACCTCGCCTCGCGACCTTGACCGGGAACAACGAGGCGGAGGCGGTGATGCTCTGGAGACGTCAAGCACCCGAGACCGTTATCCGAATACATTTCTCGAACGGGGAAACTGTGGAGACAACACCCGAACATCCCTACGCAAGAGCTTACAGCAGCTCATTCTACATCTTCACAAGAGCAGACAGGTTAAGGCCGGGGGACAGGGTATTGAGCATGAGAAAAAACCAAGTCGCATCCGTGGCTGTTGAAAACGTTGAACAAGTCAAACCCTGCTACCCCTACGTGTATGACTTCACTGTTCCGCCGACACATTTCTACGAAGCCCAAGAAATCATACTTCACAACACTTCTCTACTGGATAAGATGAGGGGAACTCTCGTGGCAGCGAGAGAGGCCGGCGGCATAACACAACACATAGGGGCCACGATATTCCCGATAAGAGCCATAGAAGAGACATGTCGACAGCTGCTTGGCGAGCTCAAAGTCAAGCTCGAGATTCCCGGCATCCTCTTCATCGATACGCCGGGCCACGCGGCTTTCTCAAACCTCAGGAAACGCGGAGGCTCTGTCGCAGACATGGCGATACTGGTCGTCGATGTTATGAAGGGTGTTCAGGAGCAGACGAGGGAAAGCATTCAGCTGCTACGCTCAAGAAAGACACCATTTGTGGTAGCCGCCAACAAAATCGACATGATAACGGGATGGAGGCCGACTCCCAACGCCCCATTCATAAAAACCTACAACAACCAGCATAAAACAGTCGCCGAAGACCTTGACAACAGGATATACAACTTGATGGGGGAGCTAAGCTTCCTAGGTTTCAGGTCCGACCTCTACACACGGATAAGGTCATTCACAGACACGGTTGCAATTGTTCCCGTGAGCGCCAAGACAGGCGAAGGCATACCCGACCTTCTCCTGCTTCTCCTCGGACTTGCGCAGCAATTCATGAAACAGCGTCTCATGAAAAAAGACGACCGATGTGAAGGCGTCATTCTCGAAATAGTCGAGGAAGAGGGCTTCGGAGCGACAGCCAACATCCTCATCCACACAGGAACTTTAAGGGTCGGCGATAAGGTTGCTTTCCTCACACGCAGAGGACCAATAACCTCGAGGGTTAAGGCGCTGCTGTTACCCAAGCCTCTCGACGAGATACGCGACCCGCGGGACAGGTTGAAGAACATCAGCCAAATCTCAGCGGCAGCAGGTGTCAAGATGGTTGCGGAAATGCTTGAGGAAGCAGTGGCCGGCTCACCCATCCTAGCTGTTAAAAACGAAGAGGAGGACCTTAGGCGGGTTGCGGAGGAGGCTCAGGAGTTTATTCTCTCAACTGACAAGATAGGTGTGGTGGTGAAGGCCGACGCGCTTGGAACACTCGAGGCCGCGGTCAACTATCTCCGCGAAAAAGGTGTATTAATCCGGTTGGCCGACATCGGAGATGTCTCTAAACGCGACGTGGTTGAGGCACATGTTGTTCGCCAGAAAGACGAATTACTCGGCGTCATCCTCGCCTACGGAGTAAGGGTAGACCCCGAACTTGAGTACGAAGCACAGTCTAAGGGTGTGCGCATCTTCAAAAACGACGTTCTCTTTCGTCTCATCGAAGATTATGAGAAGTGGGTCGCCGACACTATCAGGGCGAGACAGGCGGCTGAGTTCGAGTCGCTGGTGAAGCCGGGAAAGATAAAGATACTCAAGGACTTTATTTTCAGGCGTAGTGAGCCGGCGATTGTGGGTGTGGAGGTTGTGGCGGGCGAGGTTCGGCCGGGTGTGCAGCTGGTAAACAAAACGGGGAAAACAGTGGGCCAGCTCTCTCAGATACAGGACAGAGGGCAGGCGATAAGCCTCGCAAAGGCGGGGATGAAGGTCGCTGTCTCTATAAGAGACGCAGTTGTAGGCCGCACAATTCACGGCGACGAGGAGCTTTACGTGGCCGTTCCAGAGCGAGACGCCCGACAGCTTCTCACCACCTACGCAGCCATGCTGGAGCCACATGCTCTCAGAGCCTTGGAAGAATTAGTCGAGATAATGCGTGTCAAAAACCCGCTCTGGGCGAGGTAG
- a CDS encoding small subunit ribosomal protein S3Ae: protein MELSKKVSEQKKPKKVYEVYAPPYFGGRWLGSTVADDPSKVLGRVLRTSLYAITDDFTKQYMLMRFKITEVKDSVCNTVFYGHEYGREYLRSLVKRGTNKIEYIFDVTTRDGFVIRVYPVVFTTSRISSSKKRAIRKTMREVLEEAAANLTHDQLAQELVLGKTASDIYNRVKKIVLPRHVGVYKSKIIKLGRIEAAKPVEQEASA from the coding sequence TTGGAGTTGTCGAAGAAAGTAAGTGAGCAGAAGAAGCCGAAGAAAGTCTATGAAGTCTACGCTCCACCATATTTCGGCGGGAGATGGCTGGGGAGCACTGTAGCCGACGACCCGTCCAAAGTGCTGGGCAGAGTGCTGAGAACAAGCCTGTACGCGATAACCGACGACTTCACCAAACAATACATGCTGATGCGTTTCAAGATAACCGAGGTCAAGGACAGCGTCTGCAACACAGTCTTCTACGGACATGAATACGGTCGAGAATATCTCAGAAGCCTCGTCAAACGGGGGACAAATAAGATAGAATACATCTTTGACGTAACCACCAGAGACGGCTTCGTCATACGCGTCTATCCAGTAGTATTCACAACCTCTCGAATATCCTCCTCCAAGAAGAGGGCAATCAGGAAAACTATGCGCGAGGTGTTGGAGGAAGCTGCCGCCAACCTGACCCACGACCAGCTTGCTCAGGAGCTTGTGCTCGGAAAAACCGCTTCCGACATATACAACAGGGTTAAGAAAATTGTGCTCCCCCGTCACGTCGGCGTCTACAAGAGCAAGATAATCAAACTCGGCAGAATAGAGGCCGCCAAACCCGTGGAGCAGGAGGCGTCAGCCTAA
- a CDS encoding small subunit ribosomal protein S24e: MSKMSLVDSKLVENKLVGRREVIAKISFTKPITRDEAKQLIAAHLSIDPARVVVRKLVYHTGSRLVDVYANVYDKVEGIKVFEPLYILIRNKLAERPKK; this comes from the coding sequence GTGAGCAAGATGTCGCTGGTTGACTCCAAGCTTGTGGAAAACAAGCTGGTGGGACGTCGAGAGGTGATTGCGAAAATTTCATTCACCAAGCCCATTACCCGAGACGAGGCCAAGCAGCTGATAGCGGCTCACCTCAGCATCGACCCCGCCAGAGTGGTTGTCAGGAAACTTGTCTACCACACAGGGTCGAGATTGGTGGATGTTTACGCGAATGTCTATGACAAAGTTGAGGGAATCAAGGTTTTTGAGCCGCTCTACATACTTATCAGGAACAAGCTCGCGGAGAGGCCGAAGAAATGA
- a CDS encoding nucleoside-triphosphatase gives MSVDSLIFVTSNPHKAEEVSQIFKKHGLRLKIHSMKTLEVQSTSLAEIACISAAQAYANLEKPLFVEDSGLFIEALKGFPGPYSSYVYKTIGLDGVLKLVGERREAVFKSIICLYGLKDRPIFFSGESLGSIAEEPRGVHGFGFDPIFIPRGSRKTLAEMSLEEKNRFSHRGRAVESLVKWIYKDRGRSAGR, from the coding sequence TTGTCCGTGGATAGCCTTATCTTCGTCACCTCTAATCCACACAAAGCCGAGGAGGTAAGTCAAATCTTCAAGAAACACGGTCTAAGACTCAAAATCCACAGCATGAAAACTCTCGAGGTCCAGTCAACCAGCCTCGCCGAAATAGCCTGCATAAGCGCCGCCCAAGCCTACGCAAACCTGGAAAAACCACTTTTCGTGGAAGACTCCGGCCTCTTCATAGAGGCTCTCAAAGGTTTTCCCGGCCCCTACTCCTCATACGTATACAAGACAATCGGTTTGGACGGTGTTTTGAAGCTGGTTGGCGAAAGGCGTGAAGCGGTATTCAAATCAATCATCTGCCTATACGGTTTGAAGGACAGGCCTATTTTCTTTAGCGGGGAATCACTGGGAAGCATAGCGGAGGAGCCGAGAGGCGTGCACGGCTTCGGGTTCGACCCAATCTTCATACCGCGGGGAAGCCGAAAAACCCTAGCGGAAATGTCGCTTGAAGAGAAAAACCGGTTCAGCCACAGGGGCAGGGCTGTTGAAAGCTTGGTGAAATGGATTTATAAAGACCGCGGCAGGTCTGCTGGAAGGTAG
- a CDS encoding small subunit ribosomal protein S27Ae, with amino-acid sequence MTKQGLWKRYVLKDGRLEKTLVSCPRCGVGYFMADHGNRYTCGKCGYTRFKQ; translated from the coding sequence ATGACGAAACAAGGTCTTTGGAAAAGATATGTTTTGAAGGATGGGCGTCTGGAGAAGACGTTGGTCTCATGCCCCAGATGCGGGGTTGGATACTTCATGGCGGACCACGGCAACAGATACACATGCGGGAAATGCGGCTACACCAGGTTCAAACAGTAG
- a CDS encoding small subunit ribosomal protein S6e yields MSQQAAGPRMVLSDPVQKKASTIQLTPQQLTLLIGKRIGETVDGGVFGYKGYLIKITGGSDKDGFPMRPDVSGPRKVRVLLSGGPGFHPRRKPASKRKKKRARRLVKGLRKRVTVRGDTISEAIAQINAILVKKGEQDVAG; encoded by the coding sequence ATGTCGCAGCAAGCCGCTGGCCCTCGGATGGTTTTGTCAGACCCCGTCCAGAAAAAAGCCTCAACCATACAGCTCACTCCTCAGCAGTTAACACTGTTGATAGGTAAGAGGATTGGCGAGACTGTTGACGGCGGAGTCTTCGGCTACAAGGGATACTTGATAAAGATTACAGGCGGTTCCGACAAAGACGGGTTCCCCATGCGTCCCGACGTATCGGGCCCTCGGAAGGTGAGGGTCCTGCTCTCCGGTGGCCCAGGTTTCCATCCACGGCGTAAACCTGCGTCGAAGAGGAAAAAGAAAAGGGCGAGAAGATTGGTGAAGGGGTTGAGGAAACGGGTCACAGTAAGGGGCGACACAATCAGCGAGGCGATAGCTCAGATAAACGCAATCCTCGTCAAGAAAGGTGAGCAAGATGTCGCTGGTTGA
- a CDS encoding Mn2+-dependent serine/threonine protein kinase, whose amino-acid sequence MLEQLEFVENRVIRVGAEAVIREMSWKGLRLVAKHRVPKRYRVAEIDERVRRSRTLHEAKVLSHLSENGQPVPLVLFLDLANSIIYMQFIEGVELRSHHSPQRYAERLGEIVSSMHSMDIVHGDLTLANILAGEDTGLWLVDFGLSAFNADLEEKAVDIHLLERSAAGSFPDKAREFMQLFLRGYSRVAGREKTSEILEKVKEIRSRGRYVVRG is encoded by the coding sequence ATGCTGGAGCAGCTAGAATTCGTGGAGAACAGGGTCATCAGGGTCGGAGCCGAGGCGGTCATTAGGGAGATGAGCTGGAAAGGGTTGAGACTTGTTGCAAAACATCGTGTTCCAAAACGCTACAGAGTAGCTGAGATTGATGAGAGGGTGAGGAGAAGCCGCACCCTTCACGAGGCCAAAGTACTCTCCCATTTATCCGAAAACGGGCAACCAGTTCCGCTTGTTCTATTCTTAGACCTAGCCAACAGCATTATTTACATGCAGTTTATAGAGGGGGTTGAGCTCCGAAGCCACCATAGCCCACAACGATATGCTGAAAGGCTTGGAGAAATTGTGTCCTCCATGCACAGCATGGACATAGTTCATGGTGACTTGACTCTTGCAAACATCTTAGCCGGAGAAGACACCGGGCTGTGGCTTGTTGACTTCGGCCTCAGCGCTTTCAACGCAGACCTTGAGGAGAAAGCTGTTGACATCCATCTTCTTGAACGCTCGGCGGCAGGCTCCTTCCCCGACAAGGCGCGAGAATTCATGCAGCTGTTTTTACGCGGCTATAGCAGAGTTGCTGGCCGTGAAAAAACCTCCGAAATCCTTGAGAAAGTGAAGGAGATTAGGAGCAGAGGCCGCTACGTTGTCCGTGGATAG
- a CDS encoding O-sialoglycoprotein endopeptidase has protein sequence MTIVLGIESTAHTFGVGVATDEGKILANIQKIYKPAKGGIHPREAAQHHAAKAAEALEEAFKKAGIKPSEIDAVAFSQGPGMGPCLRTGATVARTIATVLRKPLIGVNHGIAHIEIGKLVTGCGEPVVLYVAGGNTLLTAFVNKRYRILGETLDIAAGNCLDSFGITAGIGPMPAPEIKASEGNTIYELPYRVKGMDVSFSGILTASEKLLQQGKPIPDVCLSLTETVYSMLTEVAERALAMLDKSSLLLVGGLARSRRLYNMLETMCRDRGARVYVVPDEYAGDNGAMIAWTGVLMLKCGATLPVEQSYVKPRMRIDEVEACWSS, from the coding sequence TTGACGATTGTTTTAGGCATCGAGTCCACGGCTCACACCTTCGGAGTTGGCGTGGCCACAGACGAGGGCAAAATACTTGCGAACATCCAGAAAATCTACAAACCTGCAAAAGGGGGCATACATCCACGTGAAGCGGCTCAGCATCATGCAGCTAAAGCTGCCGAAGCCTTGGAAGAAGCCTTCAAAAAAGCAGGCATAAAGCCTAGTGAAATTGACGCGGTGGCTTTTTCGCAGGGCCCTGGCATGGGTCCCTGCCTGCGCACAGGAGCAACCGTGGCGAGGACGATTGCAACAGTTCTTAGGAAACCATTAATCGGCGTTAACCATGGAATAGCGCATATAGAGATTGGTAAGCTTGTGACGGGTTGTGGTGAACCTGTTGTGCTGTATGTTGCCGGGGGCAACACCCTGCTAACAGCTTTTGTAAACAAGAGGTACCGAATTTTGGGTGAAACGCTCGACATCGCAGCGGGGAATTGTCTAGACTCCTTTGGGATAACCGCTGGAATAGGGCCTATGCCCGCGCCAGAAATTAAGGCAAGTGAAGGCAACACAATTTACGAGCTGCCTTACAGGGTTAAGGGCATGGATGTCTCCTTCTCTGGGATACTGACGGCCTCGGAGAAGCTGCTTCAGCAGGGTAAGCCGATTCCGGATGTCTGCCTATCTTTGACCGAAACGGTTTACAGCATGCTGACCGAGGTAGCCGAGAGAGCATTAGCCATGCTTGATAAAAGTTCCCTCCTTCTTGTAGGCGGGCTGGCGAGAAGCAGACGCCTGTATAACATGCTTGAAACCATGTGCAGAGACCGCGGAGCCCGTGTCTACGTGGTTCCCGATGAATATGCGGGCGACAACGGTGCGATGATTGCGTGGACGGGTGTGCTTATGCTGAAATGCGGAGCAACGCTTCCCGTTGAACAGAGCTACGTGAAGCCTCGGATGAGGATTGACGAGGTGGAAGCATGCTGGAGCAGCTAG
- a CDS encoding archaea-specific RecJ-like exonuclease, which produces MKKLEGDFEGFVKQAENAAERIRNWVAQGEFIDIFTHNDADALSSAGIIAAALRREDARFRVRSLNRIDDFIELFNSGYVEAKCIIFTDMGSGYTSELLPLLGNRSVAIFDHHEPVQASLPPEWVHVNPHQYGFDGAREISASGVSYFVAKAMNPANIEYSPIAVVGALGDLQDKNTQRRLHGLNEYIVAEAVENKLLEVKDDIILYGRTFRPLHVSLAMTTSPYIPGISGNEQAAYSFLTSLGIGVKEGEQWRTLADLSEEEKKKLYNGLIEYLVSKNLPTTIANELIGKTYDLVKESVWTYLSDAREFATLLNACGKSGKAWAGILVAMGARSEALEEAQRILEEYRLSVARAMDYVSQPGVLEELSHIVVLKGGDVIDYRQVSSVASILSSSGLLPPDKPLIALANAGKTVKISARASKQLVDRGLNLGAILSRLGAQFGGKGGGHNIAAGAEIPYDHMIKFLAELDKTVGENVASSKGEVTHND; this is translated from the coding sequence TTGAAGAAGTTGGAGGGAGACTTTGAGGGCTTTGTTAAACAGGCTGAGAACGCAGCAGAGAGAATACGAAACTGGGTAGCTCAGGGCGAGTTCATAGACATCTTCACCCACAACGACGCAGACGCACTCTCCTCTGCAGGAATAATTGCCGCGGCCCTGCGCAGGGAAGATGCAAGATTCAGGGTGCGGTCGCTCAACCGCATCGACGATTTCATCGAGCTCTTTAACAGTGGATATGTCGAGGCAAAGTGCATTATCTTCACGGACATGGGCAGCGGCTACACATCTGAGCTTTTGCCCCTTTTAGGGAATAGGTCGGTGGCCATATTCGACCATCACGAGCCTGTGCAAGCTTCGCTGCCACCAGAGTGGGTGCATGTTAATCCTCATCAATACGGCTTCGACGGAGCGAGGGAGATTAGTGCCTCTGGAGTATCCTACTTCGTTGCCAAAGCCATGAACCCAGCCAACATCGAATACTCCCCCATAGCAGTTGTGGGGGCCCTCGGAGACCTTCAGGACAAGAACACTCAGCGGAGGCTTCACGGCCTCAACGAATACATCGTCGCCGAAGCTGTTGAAAACAAGCTTCTTGAAGTGAAGGACGACATCATACTTTATGGACGCACCTTCAGACCACTCCATGTCTCGCTGGCCATGACGACAAGCCCCTACATACCAGGAATAAGTGGAAACGAGCAAGCAGCCTACAGCTTCCTAACTTCCCTGGGTATTGGGGTGAAGGAGGGTGAGCAGTGGCGCACCTTGGCCGATCTCTCGGAGGAGGAGAAGAAAAAGCTCTACAACGGCTTGATAGAGTATCTGGTCTCCAAGAACCTGCCGACAACAATAGCCAACGAGCTCATAGGGAAAACCTACGACCTCGTAAAAGAATCTGTCTGGACATATCTAAGCGATGCAAGAGAGTTCGCCACTCTGCTCAACGCATGCGGAAAATCGGGAAAAGCATGGGCGGGGATACTGGTGGCCATGGGGGCCCGTTCAGAGGCGCTGGAGGAGGCGCAGCGCATTCTGGAGGAATATCGTCTAAGCGTGGCCAGGGCTATGGATTATGTTTCTCAGCCCGGTGTCCTGGAAGAGCTTTCTCACATCGTAGTTCTCAAGGGCGGAGATGTGATAGATTATAGGCAGGTTAGCTCTGTGGCTTCGATACTTTCGTCGTCGGGGCTTCTGCCGCCCGATAAACCTTTGATTGCCTTGGCTAACGCGGGCAAGACCGTGAAAATATCGGCTCGGGCGTCCAAGCAGCTTGTAGACAGAGGGCTTAACCTGGGCGCTATCCTCAGCCGCCTTGGGGCGCAGTTTGGTGGAAAGGGTGGGGGACACAACATAGCCGCGGGAGCTGAAATTCCCTATGACCATATGATAAAGTTCTTGGCTGAGCTTGATAAGACGGTGGGCGAGAATGTCGCATCCAGTAAAGGTGAAGTCACGCATAACGATTAG
- a CDS encoding conserved hypothetical protein (CAAX amino terminal protease family): MEDEISREIRDILLALALALAALYAAGGGSAAAYTGFGNIWAPQLALLAVALILSRTRMLDPVLRELRGVLTGFILAPFATFSAIIASLLWSTMFPQTPAARQLTLALTPSTPVEYLLYIGLTIFVVAPAEEIIFRGIVHEKLSKIMKRGFADVVSSTVFALAHLDLSRLGPTFVLGLFLAHSVDRARSLTPAVIIHAINNTVYITLLFLSSSTFAAENLILS; the protein is encoded by the coding sequence ATGGAAGACGAGATAAGCAGAGAGATACGAGACATTCTTCTTGCTTTAGCACTTGCCTTGGCTGCTCTCTACGCGGCCGGTGGCGGCTCGGCCGCCGCATACACAGGGTTCGGCAACATATGGGCTCCTCAGCTGGCTCTGCTCGCAGTTGCACTTATCCTCAGCAGGACGAGGATGCTCGACCCAGTCCTCAGAGAACTTAGAGGAGTTTTAACAGGGTTTATCCTCGCGCCTTTCGCCACATTCTCAGCCATCATCGCATCCCTGCTCTGGTCAACCATGTTCCCACAAACTCCTGCAGCACGGCAGCTCACGTTAGCACTCACCCCATCAACCCCAGTCGAATACCTGCTTTACATTGGTCTTACTATTTTTGTGGTAGCGCCTGCCGAGGAGATTATTTTCCGCGGAATTGTTCACGAAAAATTGTCAAAGATTATGAAAAGAGGATTTGCAGACGTAGTTTCTTCGACGGTTTTTGCACTGGCTCATTTGGATTTGTCGAGGCTTGGGCCCACGTTTGTCCTCGGCCTTTTCCTCGCCCACAGCGTCGACAGGGCCCGGTCACTTACACCAGCCGTAATAATTCACGCTATAAACAACACAGTCTACATCACACTACTATTCCTGAGCTCTTCCACATTTGCTGCAGAAAATCTCATTCTCTCTTAG
- a CDS encoding small subunit ribosomal protein S15, whose translation MARMHASKRGKSGSTRPLSKIPPPWLKLMPEEVESLVIKYAKEGMPPSMIGVVLRDQHGVPLVKTVTGKTILQILEENNLKPPVPEDLQNLLEKIRRMRIHLEKNKSDGHNIHRLQLVESKVRRLVKYYKSRGILPLEYDPLKA comes from the coding sequence ATGGCGAGAATGCATGCATCAAAAAGAGGCAAGTCCGGGTCCACGCGTCCGCTGAGCAAAATTCCGCCACCTTGGCTAAAGCTTATGCCCGAGGAAGTCGAGTCGCTCGTCATCAAGTATGCGAAAGAAGGTATGCCACCAAGCATGATAGGCGTGGTTCTCCGCGACCAGCACGGGGTCCCACTTGTCAAAACAGTAACAGGCAAAACCATACTCCAGATACTTGAAGAAAACAATCTCAAACCCCCTGTTCCCGAGGACCTTCAAAACCTTTTGGAGAAAATCAGACGGATGAGGATACACCTCGAGAAAAACAAGTCAGACGGCCACAACATCCACAGGCTACAGCTCGTCGAGTCCAAGGTTAGGCGATTGGTCAAATACTACAAGTCTCGTGGCATACTGCCCCTCGAATACGACCCGCTGAAGGCTTGA